The following proteins are encoded in a genomic region of Oceaniferula marina:
- the fusA gene encoding elongation factor G — MSANPNHPKRPYPLERTRNIGIAAHIDAGKTTLTERVLFYTGMIHRIGEVHDGATVTDHMEQERERGITITSAAVTCEWVQHPVDGVFKLFQNEKQRINIIDTPGHVDFTAEVERSLRVLDGAIVVFCGVAGVQPQTETVWRQAEKYEVPRIVFVNKMDRTGADFENVFQDVKEKFGVKAVRILIPIGAEENLIGQIDVVNLKSVIYKDDDTMGSTFEVSDLEGDLLAEAESAREELLEALCDCDEELGEKFLMEEEITTSDIKAALRRQTIANQIVPVAGGSAFKNKGVQFLVDAVVDYLPSPLDIPAAKGQSADDEDTVVLTETSDNAKFCSLAFKLWADKFVGKLVFFRVYSGTISKGDMVYNPRTRKKERIGRLIKMHADKHEDIETCYAGDIAAIVGLKNVQTGDTLCQEKFDIMLEPPLFPEPVIAMAVEPKTVVDQEKMSVALARLSEEDPTFLVKTDEETGQTIISGMGELHLEVIVDRMMREFKVACGVGKPQIAYRETITSAAGGEGVLKKQSGGRGQYGHVVLDVAPGEKGKGLTTENLIVGGAIPKEFVNSVFAGVREGMTNGVIAGYPMVDVHVRVTDGSFHEVDSNENAFKMAAIFAMKDAFRNAGPVLLEPVMDVEVSTPEEYQGDIMGDLNRRRGQIQEIEHKPTHAILKAQVPLAQMFGYSTAVRTLSSGRADYTMKPASFEQVPQQIVDELVNEYAYAS, encoded by the coding sequence ATGTCTGCCAATCCCAATCATCCCAAGCGCCCATATCCCCTGGAGCGTACGCGGAATATTGGGATTGCTGCGCATATTGATGCCGGTAAGACCACGCTCACTGAGCGCGTGTTGTTCTACACCGGTATGATTCATCGGATCGGGGAGGTTCATGACGGTGCTACCGTAACCGATCACATGGAGCAGGAGCGTGAACGTGGTATCACCATCACCTCCGCCGCTGTGACCTGTGAATGGGTTCAGCATCCTGTTGATGGAGTGTTCAAGCTCTTCCAGAACGAAAAACAACGAATCAACATCATCGATACTCCGGGACACGTTGACTTCACTGCCGAGGTGGAGCGTTCCTTGCGTGTGCTCGATGGTGCGATCGTTGTTTTCTGCGGCGTTGCCGGTGTGCAGCCTCAGACCGAGACTGTCTGGCGCCAGGCTGAGAAATACGAGGTGCCACGCATTGTCTTTGTCAATAAGATGGATCGCACCGGAGCCGACTTCGAAAACGTTTTCCAAGACGTTAAAGAGAAGTTTGGCGTGAAGGCTGTCCGCATTCTCATCCCTATTGGTGCAGAAGAAAATCTGATCGGCCAAATCGATGTGGTGAACCTGAAGTCGGTTATCTACAAAGATGACGACACGATGGGATCCACCTTTGAGGTGAGCGATCTCGAAGGGGATCTGCTTGCTGAAGCTGAATCTGCTCGTGAGGAGTTGCTCGAAGCGCTCTGTGACTGTGACGAAGAGCTTGGCGAAAAATTCCTCATGGAGGAAGAGATCACAACCTCGGATATCAAAGCTGCTTTGCGCCGTCAGACGATCGCCAATCAGATTGTGCCGGTCGCCGGAGGTTCTGCTTTCAAAAACAAGGGAGTTCAATTCCTTGTGGACGCTGTGGTGGACTACCTGCCAAGTCCTCTCGATATTCCTGCAGCCAAGGGCCAGTCGGCAGATGATGAAGATACGGTTGTTCTCACTGAAACGAGTGACAACGCCAAGTTCTGTTCATTGGCATTCAAGCTTTGGGCTGACAAATTTGTTGGCAAACTCGTATTCTTCCGCGTCTACTCAGGAACCATTTCCAAAGGGGATATGGTTTATAACCCGCGGACTCGTAAGAAAGAGCGTATCGGTCGTCTGATCAAGATGCATGCTGACAAGCATGAAGATATTGAAACCTGCTACGCTGGTGACATTGCTGCAATCGTCGGACTTAAAAACGTCCAGACGGGAGATACACTCTGTCAGGAAAAATTCGATATCATGCTGGAGCCGCCGCTTTTCCCCGAGCCGGTGATTGCCATGGCTGTCGAGCCGAAGACCGTAGTCGACCAGGAAAAAATGTCCGTCGCTCTCGCCCGTCTTTCCGAGGAAGATCCTACCTTCCTCGTAAAGACTGACGAAGAAACCGGCCAGACCATCATTTCCGGAATGGGTGAGCTACATCTCGAAGTCATCGTTGACCGTATGATGCGTGAGTTCAAGGTGGCCTGTGGCGTTGGTAAACCCCAGATCGCCTACCGCGAGACCATTACCTCAGCCGCAGGCGGTGAAGGTGTGCTCAAAAAGCAGTCCGGAGGACGAGGTCAATATGGGCACGTGGTGCTTGACGTCGCTCCGGGCGAAAAAGGAAAAGGTCTCACGACCGAAAATTTGATTGTTGGGGGAGCTATTCCCAAGGAATTCGTCAACTCCGTATTTGCCGGAGTTCGCGAAGGTATGACCAACGGCGTCATCGCTGGATATCCGATGGTGGATGTTCATGTTCGCGTCACCGATGGTTCATTCCACGAAGTCGACTCCAACGAAAATGCATTCAAAATGGCAGCCATCTTTGCCATGAAGGATGCCTTCCGCAACGCCGGGCCCGTTTTACTCGAGCCCGTCATGGATGTGGAAGTCAGCACTCCCGAAGAATACCAGGGAGACATCATGGGGGACCTGAACCGCCGCCGTGGTCAAATCCAGGAGATCGAACACAAGCCGACGCACGCCATTCTCAAGGCTCAAGTGCCACTGGCCCAGATGTTCGGTTATTCCACCGCCGTTCGCACCCTTTCCAGTGGCCGGGCCGATTACACCATGAAGCCTGCCTCTTTTGAGCAAGTTCCACAACAAATCGTGGACGAGCTCGTCAATGAATACGCCTACGCCAGTTAA
- the rpsG gene encoding 30S ribosomal protein S7, with amino-acid sequence MARRKRVYNRPETRDPRYDSPVVGKLISKVMRDGKRSLSERIVYAAIDKANEGTDTIDPLEVVTRALENAKPRVEVKSRRVGGATYQVPLEVDPKRSESLAMRWLVTFARNKKGTPMFVALANEIKDAANNQGNAVRKRDDMHKMAQANRAFAHFRW; translated from the coding sequence ATGGCTCGCCGCAAAAGAGTTTACAACAGGCCCGAAACCCGGGATCCCCGCTATGATAGCCCTGTCGTCGGGAAACTGATCAGCAAGGTGATGCGTGACGGTAAGCGTTCGCTTTCCGAGCGCATCGTTTACGCCGCAATCGACAAAGCGAATGAAGGCACTGATACCATCGACCCGCTCGAGGTCGTTACCCGTGCGCTTGAAAATGCCAAGCCTCGCGTAGAGGTGAAAAGCCGCCGTGTCGGTGGTGCTACTTACCAGGTGCCTCTCGAGGTGGACCCCAAGCGTTCCGAGTCTCTCGCAATGCGCTGGCTCGTCACCTTTGCCCGTAATAAAAAGGGAACTCCCATGTTTGTAGCTCTCGCTAACGAAATCAAGGACGCTGCCAATAATCAAGGTAACGCCGTTCGTAAGCGCGACGACATGCACAAGATGGCTCAAGCCAACCGTGCCTTTGCTCACTTCCGCTGGTAA
- the rpsL gene encoding 30S ribosomal protein S12 has protein sequence MPTINQLVRKGRKSPVTVSKSRALNNCPQRRGVCLQVMTRTPKKPNSALRKVAKVRLTNGQEVIAYIGGEGHNLQEHSIVLVRGGRVKDLPGVRYHIVRGALDTLGVDKRRQSRSKYGTKRPKK, from the coding sequence ATGCCGACCATTAACCAGCTCGTCCGCAAAGGACGTAAATCGCCCGTGACTGTCTCCAAGTCCCGCGCCCTCAATAACTGCCCGCAACGCCGTGGCGTCTGTCTCCAAGTGATGACCCGCACCCCTAAGAAGCCTAACTCCGCTCTGCGGAAAGTGGCCAAGGTGCGTTTGACCAATGGACAGGAAGTGATCGCCTACATCGGCGGTGAAGGTCACAACCTTCAGGAGCACTCCATCGTGCTTGTTCGCGGTGGTCGAGTAAAGGATTTGCCGGGTGTGCGTTATCACATCGTTCGCGGTGCCCTCGATACCCTCGGTGTTGATAAGCGTCGTCAATCCCGCTCCAAGTACGGAACCAAGCGTCCGAAGAAGTAA
- a CDS encoding 3-keto-disaccharide hydrolase translates to MKKQLHLACVVCGVLGFASAACANELTDKEKAEGWVSLFDGKTLEGWRNYKGEGVREGWQVVDGTMQHTKKGGDLITNKKYQDFELKLEWKISERGNSGIFLSVIEEPAKIYFSGIEMQILDDESHPDGKFVKHRSGGCYGLYQPPAGAVAAVGSWNKVRVLKQGDHYQFFLNGVKTADFKTESEAFKTLVKKSKFKKWPEFASSLKGHIGLQDHGDVVNFRNLKIREIKK, encoded by the coding sequence ATGAAAAAGCAGCTCCACCTTGCATGTGTAGTCTGTGGTGTGCTGGGATTCGCTAGCGCGGCCTGTGCCAACGAATTAACCGATAAGGAAAAGGCCGAGGGCTGGGTGTCTTTGTTTGATGGTAAGACGCTTGAGGGCTGGAGGAATTACAAGGGGGAGGGCGTGCGTGAAGGGTGGCAGGTGGTTGATGGAACCATGCAGCACACCAAAAAGGGAGGGGATCTGATCACCAATAAGAAATATCAGGACTTTGAACTGAAACTTGAATGGAAAATTTCAGAGCGTGGGAACAGCGGCATTTTTCTGTCCGTGATTGAAGAGCCTGCGAAGATCTATTTTTCGGGGATTGAGATGCAAATACTCGATGATGAGAGTCATCCTGACGGTAAATTTGTCAAACATCGTTCGGGTGGGTGCTATGGGCTTTATCAGCCTCCCGCAGGAGCTGTGGCTGCTGTGGGTTCTTGGAACAAGGTTCGGGTTCTCAAGCAGGGGGATCACTACCAGTTTTTTCTCAACGGTGTTAAAACCGCGGATTTTAAGACCGAGAGCGAGGCTTTCAAAACCTTGGTCAAAAAGAGTAAGTTCAAAAAATGGCCAGAATTTGCCTCGAGCTTGAAAGGTCATATTGGGCTCCAGGACCATGGAGATGTGGTGAACTTCCGAAATCTGAAAATTCGGGAAATCAAGAAATAG
- the rnhA gene encoding ribonuclease HI, whose amino-acid sequence MIRIRLARIEFTIYLSLLMKQISIYTDGSSRGNPGPGGFGTLLVYNGHCKELSGGFAKTTNNRMEILAALKGIEALSEPCKITLYSDSKYLIDAMDKGWIHGWRKKGWSRGPNKPLKNADLWQRMSKAVQKHQISWQWVKGHAGHRENERCDALATAAADRKGNPPDPGFEA is encoded by the coding sequence ATGATCAGAATCAGACTTGCCCGGATCGAGTTCACCATCTACCTCTCGCTTCTCATGAAACAGATCAGCATCTATACGGACGGATCCTCACGGGGGAACCCGGGGCCGGGAGGCTTCGGCACCTTGCTGGTGTACAACGGTCACTGCAAGGAGCTCAGTGGAGGTTTCGCCAAAACCACGAACAACCGAATGGAAATCCTCGCGGCACTCAAAGGGATCGAAGCGCTGAGTGAGCCTTGTAAAATCACTCTTTACTCAGACTCCAAGTATCTGATTGACGCCATGGATAAAGGCTGGATTCACGGATGGAGAAAAAAGGGCTGGTCCCGCGGACCAAATAAACCACTTAAAAACGCAGACCTCTGGCAACGCATGTCCAAAGCCGTTCAAAAACATCAAATCTCATGGCAATGGGTCAAGGGCCATGCCGGTCACCGTGAAAACGAACGGTGCGATGCGCTGGCAACCGCAGCCGCTGACCGAAAGGGCAACCCACCGGACCCTGGTTTCGAAGCCTAG
- a CDS encoding AraC family transcriptional regulator yields MSVEKYLDRVHVSRRIISSRGARLSKIQFYRMSQMVAVHESCPEIGFYGGDFGRDDHYFNAGVFQMPSLVCAVHNLDRFCRMTVDGADMRIVSNDGGLWLVYSSVADQLKIDRWVVNQMTINVLVKTLRLVAGEEWQPTEIAVIDGPESIGGVQEIPGYDGLQKIHYHFGWMGVKFPVEFLSLPIRKPDLKGMAQSALSYEWTAYDFTSSLRGLIECHLLGGKLLGFRQAADICGVSERTLHRRLAQGGVNYRELVNYIRFDKARELLIREPDMKVRTIAHLLGYPRLNSFVRAFKNMSGLTPSEFRLGQKDPSFMVATALG; encoded by the coding sequence GTGTCTGTAGAAAAATATCTGGACCGCGTGCATGTTTCTCGGCGCATTATTTCATCGAGGGGTGCCAGATTGAGTAAAATTCAGTTTTACCGGATGTCTCAGATGGTTGCCGTTCATGAGTCATGTCCGGAAATCGGTTTTTACGGTGGTGATTTTGGAAGGGATGATCATTACTTCAATGCTGGGGTATTTCAGATGCCCAGTTTGGTTTGTGCTGTGCATAACCTTGACCGTTTTTGCCGGATGACGGTGGATGGCGCGGATATGAGGATTGTCAGTAACGACGGCGGCTTGTGGTTGGTTTACTCATCTGTGGCTGACCAGTTGAAGATTGATCGCTGGGTTGTGAATCAAATGACGATCAATGTCTTGGTTAAGACGCTGCGTTTGGTCGCGGGAGAAGAGTGGCAACCTACCGAAATTGCGGTGATTGACGGGCCGGAGAGTATTGGTGGGGTGCAGGAAATCCCCGGGTATGACGGACTTCAAAAAATCCATTACCATTTCGGGTGGATGGGGGTGAAGTTCCCGGTTGAGTTTTTGAGTCTGCCAATCAGGAAACCCGATCTTAAGGGGATGGCTCAATCTGCATTGTCTTATGAGTGGACGGCGTATGACTTTACGAGCTCCCTGCGTGGATTAATTGAGTGCCACTTGTTGGGGGGGAAGCTTTTAGGTTTCCGGCAAGCTGCCGATATTTGTGGTGTCAGTGAGCGCACCTTACACCGCCGTCTGGCGCAAGGAGGTGTGAATTACCGGGAGTTGGTGAATTACATACGCTTTGACAAAGCACGCGAGCTGTTGATTCGGGAGCCTGATATGAAGGTTCGCACGATTGCGCATCTGTTGGGTTATCCGCGGTTGAATAGCTTTGTCAGAGCGTTCAAAAACATGTCCGGCCTGACGCCATCGGAATTTCGGCTGGGGCAGAAGGACCCATCATTCATGGTTGCAACGGCTCTAGGCTAG